ACTCCTGGAGTATTTCTGCTACACCCGGCAGGTTATCGATAATAAAAAGATGAGTATTTTCATTGAGGAGTGATTGATGTTCATGCTGCCCGTGAAAATCGATGATCAGTTCTCCCAGCTTTTTAAGTGAACTCAGAGGCAGGGGAGTCTGGTTAACAAGGATCCGGTTTGGGCCGTTTCTGGATATTTTTCTTCTGATGACAAGCTGGTTGTCTTCAGGGTCAATTGAAAGATCTTCCAGGAGCGATGAGAGAGGTTTACTTATCTCTGTAAGCTCGAAAATACCGCTGACTTCTGCTTCCGGAAACCCGCTTCTTATCATCTCTGAGGATGCCCGCTCACCCAGCAGCAGTCCGATTGCACCGACCAGGATAGATTTTCCCGCGCCAGTTTCTCCTGTAAAAACTGAAAAGCCCTTTTCGAATTCCAGCGAAAGTTCTTCGATGAGAGCCAGATTTTTAATGTGCAGTTCACGAATCATAACAGGAATTCCGGTTTTTATATCCTCGTCCCCAGTCCAGTTTTCTTCTAAGTAAGGCAAAATAGGAGAGTTCTGTCAGTTGTATCAGATTTGCACTCTTGCCACCGTAAGTGACAATGATCTGATCATTGTTTTGCAGCCGGATCGATTCCAGACCATCGCTGCTTAGCAGGAGGTCGGGATTTTTGTCATTTACAACCAGACGGATGCTCTTATCAGAGGAGAGAATAAGAGGCCGTTCGGTTAGAGAGTGTGGACAGATAGGAGTCAGCAGGAACGCCTTGACATAGGGTTCCACGATGGGTCCTCCGGCAGAGAGAGAATATGCCGTGGAGCCATTGGGAGTGGCAACGATTATTCCATCGGCGTAAAACTCCGTTATAAAGTCGCTCCCGTGCCAGGCAGAAATAGATGTGATTTTCGGAGTGTTAATCCTGTTCAAGAAAATGTCATTGAGTGCATGAAAAACCTGAATCTGTTCTCCATTCCGCATCACAGAGGCTTCAAGCACCATTCTGCTCATGGTATTGTATTCACCCCTGTGAATTTTCAGTAAAGTATTTCCCAGGTCTTCAGGACTGATGTCTGTGAGAAATCCCAGTCCTCCCACGTTCAAACCAATGATTGGCTTTTCAGTAAAGCGGCACATGTGTGCGACAGAAAGAAAGGTTCCATCTCCGCCAACCGACACTACAGCCTCGCTCTGGTTGAGAAATTCTTCCTCAGAGGCGGATATTGGAGCATCTGCTGAAATCTGTCCGGCAATGCAGGGATGGAAGAACACGGGAATCATATTCTCCCGTGACCACAGAAGGATCCTTGAGAGGACATCTGTAACCTTCTGTGACTTTTTAAAAGCGACGATGCCGAATGATTCGATTTTTTTCATATCATGTTCTGAATTCCAATGACTCAGATAATATACTTTCAAAAGTGGGCCAGCGCTGTTTCAGCAATTCGTCATTGATAGTGGTGGTTCCCACGCATTTCGATCCTGCAATAGCCAAACTTCCTGAGAAATGGGGAGGCAGATTTTCGGCAAGGTCGAATCCATCGAAATCCCGCGTCCCTTCCATGACTATTCCATCAGGCATTTCACCCAGACGTGCTCCCAGCAGGCGGATACATTTTTCCAGTAATTCGATTCCGTCGGGCTGATCATTGCGCAGGTCCTCGAGATCTCTGAACACAGATTGACCTTCGGCAAATGCTGCCAGAACAACCATCGAGGGAAGGTGAGAGCTGAAGAGCGAGGATGGACAGCATTCTACTTTACGACCAACGAGGTCGCATTTCTGTATAGTGAGCATTCCGGCTGATCCAAATGAGGTACGTGATGTTTCCTGGACAGATATCTTGGCACCCATTTTACGGATAAAGGCAATCACAGGTGTAGCCCAGGATTCAAGAGGCATATTATTTACGACAAATGATCCCTTGGGGAAAAGACATTTTCCCGTGGTCATTATCGAGCTTAATACTTCATCTCCGGGAAGTGCGATAAACACAGGTTCATCACTTAGTGGCTTCCTTGAGAAATCTGCGATTACAGTAAACTGCTGGCCTGTAGATTCTCTTTTTTTCTTCTGCATCATACGCATGCGTCTGGCAATCGGATCAGTTTCCTTCTGCACTGCGCTTTTTGAAAGAACCTCAAAACCAAATGCTTGTGCAAGCTGCTTCAGAGGATTGGAGAACTGGAAATCGATCTGGAAAGAGCAACTTCTCAGCATTCCCATAAAAAGGCCCAGAAGAGGAGAAATATCCTCCTCCTCGACACTTACTGATGTACTGAGTGTATCGGGAGCGTTGCTGAGAGAGAGTGCTTCGTTCTCATCAAATTGAGAGATATCAAGCGTAAATCCAAATTTTCGGGCTCTTTGCTGCCAGTTTTCCAGGCGCTTATGTGAAGCAGACCGGAGAGCTACAGTTTTACCCATCCCAAGCAGAATAAAGGAGATCAGGTCCCGGTAAGGGAGTATCTCGAAGGGGAGTGCAACAAAGGCGGATGAATCCTGAGCAGAAAGAGGTGTTACGGTACAGGAGTTTTCGCTGAATTCGAACGATGCAATCCCCTTTAATGTTTCTACCCAGAGTTTTATCAGAGGAGTATCGTTTACAGGTGTGATTACTGCCTTTCTGCCGGCACAGATAGTGGAAATTGCCGAGAGCAGAAACAAATCAGGACTGGGGGGCAGATCAAGTTTACCACGAAGAGATTTAGCCTGTTTGATGTTAAGCACTTCTGTCAAGTCCTTTCCCGTGCAGAAAAACCGTTCTGCGAAAGCAAAGCAATTGCATCACGTGCAATATCTGAATTATCAAAGGCAAGGCGGATAGTTCCACCTTCACCTTCACGTACTTTCAAGACCTCAATATCTTTTATGTTTATACTCTTTTCCGCAAGCAGCGCCGAGATACTGGCAATGACACCGGGCTGGTCCTTTGCATGCACAAGAACCTCGCTGAGTTTCCTCAGGAAACCCTTATTTGCAGGAGATATGCTGCTTCTGATCCTGTCGGAACGATCGAAGTATTCCTTCAGGGAACCCTGTTTCAAATTCTCCCTTATATCAGCGAGAATGTTTGAAAGAGATTCAAGCAGGGGATCGATAGCTGCTTTATTTGTGAGAAAAATATCATGCCACATGGGGTAGGGTGCTGAAGCTACACGGGTCATGTCGCGGAATCCACCAGCAGCAAGAGTAAGTGTCCCCGGAATTTTTTCCTCCATAGTTTCTGCCAGACAGACAAGAGCGACAGCCAGCAGATGAGGAACATGGCTGACTGTAGCGACTATTCTGTCGTGAACGGACGGTTCGAGGAAAAGAGTCCTGCATCCAAGATACTTTTCAAGGAAAGCGGCGAAAGATTTTTCCATATATCCGCTTGAACCAGATGGAGGAGATAGAACATAAATTGCGTTTTGAAAGAGATAGGGGTCGGATACGGATGGGCCACTTTTCTCTGAACCGGTCATGGGGTGTCCGCCGCAGAAATAAACATGTGGAGGTAAAAAAGCGGCGGCTTCCATGATCTTTTGCTTTGTGCTTCCTACATCAGTTATCAGAAGTCCTTCCGGAAGCTCCATAGTGCTCAGTTTGTTCAGTGTTTCCAGAATTACACTGATTGGAGAGCAGAGAAAGAGAAGGTCGGTGTCTTTGATGACATCCTGAAGAGAATCATAAGTAAAACCTTCGTCGATACACCCAAGGCGTTTGGCGGTTTCGATGGCAGAGGGAGATGACAGACCAGTGATTTTGCCTTTGAAACCGGAGTTTTTAAGGGCCAACCCCAAGGATCCTCCCAGCAACCCGACACTGTAAATGGTTACCTTTTCAGGCATAAAAGTCATTTCAGTAATCCTCCCGCCTGTTCAGAAGATAGAGCACTTCACCCTCTTTTGTAATGGGTATTATCGAATTGCGGTAGAAATCCACAACAATATCAGGATCGATTACCTTGCGTACAATGGGATTGACAGCAGTCTGAATAGAGACTGTCTTTTCCCGTACTCTGCTCACAATACGATCCTCAACATCTTTCCGGGTAAGTTTTTCGAGAATTGCAGAGGGATTACCTTCTTTTATCAGCCTGCTGTAGACCTCGGGATCTCTCCTGAATTTACTTTCGGCAACATAAAGTGCTCCGTAGTGGATACGTCTGGCGATTGCCTGTAATGCGTAAACATCAAGCTCGACACTCGATCCCCACTGCCCGTCATCTCCAGCGGGGCATATCCGTGGTACAAGGTTTAAATAATCCTGCAGTATCTTTGCTGTCAGATTGATCTTCTGGAAATCTTGGATGTGAAGTCCGGTGTCAGGCAAAACTACTTTACGCCTTGGTTCAGGAAGGTCTTTGTTGAATGGACGCTCCTCAGGAGCACAGAATCGCCCAAAACAGGAATCCATAGTTTCCTGATGCAACAGTCTGATACTGAAGAGGCTTTTCAGTGGTTCTCCAGAAAATCCGCTGTTTCCGGGCTGGTAAATTCCAATATCGGCACTGAACTGCGCTCTGTCAATTAATCGAAGGATTATTGTCTCTTCGAAGCCCTCAAGACGGGCTGCAACTACCATGAGATCGAGGTGATTTAAAACCATGTTTTCTGAAGTCATCCGGATAGAAAAAAACTGAACCCTTCATAGAAATTTCTATAT
The DNA window shown above is from Fibrobacter sp. and carries:
- a CDS encoding chorismate mutase, encoding MVLNHLDLMVVAARLEGFEETIILRLIDRAQFSADIGIYQPGNSGFSGEPLKSLFSIRLLHQETMDSCFGRFCAPEERPFNKDLPEPRRKVVLPDTGLHIQDFQKINLTAKILQDYLNLVPRICPAGDDGQWGSSVELDVYALQAIARRIHYGALYVAESKFRRDPEVYSRLIKEGNPSAILEKLTRKDVEDRIVSRVREKTVSIQTAVNPIVRKVIDPDIVVDFYRNSIIPITKEGEVLYLLNRREDY
- a CDS encoding prephenate dehydrogenase/arogenate dehydrogenase family protein, yielding MTFMPEKVTIYSVGLLGGSLGLALKNSGFKGKITGLSSPSAIETAKRLGCIDEGFTYDSLQDVIKDTDLLFLCSPISVILETLNKLSTMELPEGLLITDVGSTKQKIMEAAAFLPPHVYFCGGHPMTGSEKSGPSVSDPYLFQNAIYVLSPPSGSSGYMEKSFAAFLEKYLGCRTLFLEPSVHDRIVATVSHVPHLLAVALVCLAETMEEKIPGTLTLAAGGFRDMTRVASAPYPMWHDIFLTNKAAIDPLLESLSNILADIRENLKQGSLKEYFDRSDRIRSSISPANKGFLRKLSEVLVHAKDQPGVIASISALLAEKSINIKDIEVLKVREGEGGTIRLAFDNSDIARDAIALLSQNGFSARERT
- a CDS encoding NAD(+)/NADH kinase — protein: MKKIESFGIVAFKKSQKVTDVLSRILLWSRENMIPVFFHPCIAGQISADAPISASEEEFLNQSEAVVSVGGDGTFLSVAHMCRFTEKPIIGLNVGGLGFLTDISPEDLGNTLLKIHRGEYNTMSRMVLEASVMRNGEQIQVFHALNDIFLNRINTPKITSISAWHGSDFITEFYADGIIVATPNGSTAYSLSAGGPIVEPYVKAFLLTPICPHSLTERPLILSSDKSIRLVVNDKNPDLLLSSDGLESIRLQNNDQIIVTYGGKSANLIQLTELSYFALLRRKLDWGRGYKNRNSCYDS
- a CDS encoding AAA family ATPase: MIRELHIKNLALIEELSLEFEKGFSVFTGETGAGKSILVGAIGLLLGERASSEMIRSGFPEAEVSGIFELTEISKPLSSLLEDLSIDPEDNQLVIRRKISRNGPNRILVNQTPLPLSSLKKLGELIIDFHGQHEHQSLLNENTHLFIIDNLPGVAEILQE